In the Klebsiella aerogenes KCTC 2190 genome, one interval contains:
- the oppF gene encoding murein tripeptide/oligopeptide ABC transporter ATP-binding protein OppF, whose protein sequence is MNAVIEQRKVLLEIADLKVHFDIKDGKQWFWQPSKTLKAVDGVTLRLYEGETLGVVGESGCGKSTFARAIIGLVKATDGKVAWLGKDLLGMKPEEWRDVRSDIQMIFQDPLASLNPRMTIGEIIAEPLRTYHPKMPRQEVRDRVKAMMMKVGLLPNLINRYPHEFSGGQCQRIGIARALILEPKLIICDEPVSALDVSIQAQVVNLLQQLQREMGLSLIFIAHDLAVVKHISDRVLVMYLGHAVELGTYDEVYHNPLHPYTKALMSAVPVPDPDLEKNKTIQLLEGELPSPINPPSGCVFRTRCPLAGPECAKTRPVLEGSFRHAVSCLKVDPL, encoded by the coding sequence ATGAACGCCGTGATCGAACAAAGAAAAGTGCTGCTCGAAATTGCCGATCTGAAAGTGCATTTTGATATTAAAGATGGCAAGCAATGGTTCTGGCAGCCATCAAAAACGCTCAAAGCGGTCGATGGCGTCACTCTGCGCCTGTATGAAGGCGAAACGCTGGGGGTGGTTGGCGAATCCGGCTGCGGTAAATCGACCTTCGCCCGCGCCATTATCGGCCTGGTGAAAGCCACCGACGGTAAAGTCGCCTGGCTGGGTAAAGACCTGCTGGGCATGAAACCTGAAGAGTGGCGCGATGTGCGTAGTGATATCCAGATGATCTTCCAGGATCCGCTGGCCTCACTGAATCCGCGTATGACCATTGGCGAAATCATCGCTGAACCGCTGCGGACCTATCACCCGAAGATGCCTCGTCAGGAAGTGCGCGATCGCGTGAAGGCGATGATGATGAAGGTCGGACTGCTGCCGAACCTGATTAACCGCTATCCGCACGAATTCTCCGGCGGCCAGTGTCAGCGCATTGGTATCGCGCGTGCGCTGATCCTTGAGCCTAAGTTGATTATTTGCGATGAGCCGGTTTCGGCGCTGGACGTTTCCATTCAGGCGCAGGTGGTGAACTTACTACAGCAACTGCAACGGGAGATGGGGCTATCATTGATTTTTATCGCCCATGATCTGGCGGTAGTAAAACATATTTCCGACCGTGTGCTGGTGATGTATTTAGGCCACGCGGTGGAGTTGGGGACCTATGATGAGGTGTACCATAATCCGCTGCACCCTTATACCAAAGCGCTGATGTCGGCGGTGCCGGTGCCGGATCCCGATCTGGAGAAAAACAAAACCATCCAACTGCTGGAAGGGGAGTTGCCTTCGCCGATTAATCCGCCATCGGGTTGTGTATTCCGCACCCGATGCCCATTGGCCGGGCCCGAATGCGCCAAAACGCGGCCGGTGCTGGAGGGCAGTTTCCGCCATGCGGTTTCCTGCCTGAAGGTAGACCCGTTATAA
- a CDS encoding ion transporter: protein MSALFYCEVNVAVSLSAARLRLYHLLFDQTRRSGRRFEGLCGLFALLSVVIIFVESGLGSQYHLSLDEWHVFVWLELGITAVFTAEYILRVISWPNPLRYIFSFWGFIDLATVLPLYVMWLWPEMSLEYVFAWRAMRVIRALRILKLLRFMPSLNIFWRAIVSARHQLILFYSFIAIVMVIFGSLMYLIEGPQYGFTTLNASVYWAIVTITTVGYGDITPHTPLGRILASVLILIGYSIIAIPTGLITTHMTTALQNRRARRVCPNCSNAEHDKNARFCHACGTELPQ from the coding sequence ATGTCAGCCCTTTTTTATTGTGAGGTTAACGTGGCAGTTTCGCTTTCCGCCGCCCGTTTGCGGCTTTACCATCTACTCTTCGATCAAACTCGTCGCTCCGGCCGCCGTTTTGAAGGGCTTTGCGGTTTATTTGCCCTGTTGAGCGTGGTTATTATTTTTGTTGAGTCCGGACTCGGTTCGCAGTATCACCTGTCGCTAGATGAATGGCATGTTTTTGTCTGGCTGGAATTAGGAATTACCGCGGTCTTCACCGCGGAATATATTTTACGCGTAATAAGCTGGCCGAATCCGCTGCGCTATATCTTCAGCTTCTGGGGATTTATCGATCTGGCGACCGTTCTTCCGCTGTATGTAATGTGGTTATGGCCGGAAATGAGCCTTGAGTATGTCTTTGCCTGGCGGGCCATGCGGGTTATCCGCGCGCTGCGTATTCTTAAACTGCTGCGCTTTATGCCGTCGCTGAATATTTTTTGGCGGGCTATCGTCAGCGCCCGTCACCAGCTCATTCTGTTCTACTCGTTTATTGCTATTGTGATGGTGATTTTTGGCTCGCTGATGTATTTAATTGAAGGGCCGCAATATGGGTTTACCACCTTAAATGCCTCGGTCTACTGGGCAATCGTCACGATTACTACGGTGGGATACGGCGACATTACGCCGCATACGCCATTAGGGCGGATACTCGCCTCGGTGCTTATTCTCATCGGTTATTCTATCATCGCCATCCCGACCGGGCTGATTACGACGCATATGACGACGGCGCTGCAAAACCGACGCGCCCGCCGCGTTTGCCCAAACTGCAGTAACGCCGAGCATGATAAAAATGCCCGTTTCTGCCACGCCTGCGGAACAGAATTACCGCAATAA
- a CDS encoding HI1450 family dsDNA-mimic protein, with amino-acid sequence MDMDLNNRLTEDETLEQAYDIFLELAADNLDPADIILFNLQFEERGGAELFDPAEDWQEHVDYDLNPDFFAEVVIGLADTDGGEINDIFARVLLCREKDHKLCHILWRE; translated from the coding sequence ATGGATATGGATTTAAACAATCGCCTGACCGAAGACGAAACGCTCGAACAGGCCTACGATATCTTTCTTGAGCTGGCGGCCGATAACCTCGACCCGGCGGATATCATTCTTTTCAATCTGCAGTTTGAAGAGCGCGGCGGCGCCGAACTGTTTGACCCGGCGGAAGACTGGCAAGAGCATGTCGATTACGACCTCAATCCAGATTTCTTCGCCGAAGTCGTTATTGGCCTGGCCGATACCGATGGCGGCGAGATCAACGATATTTTCGCTCGCGTTCTGCTATGCCGGGAAAAAGATCACAAGCTGTGCCACATTCTGTGGCGCGAATAA
- the cls gene encoding cardiolipin synthase, producing the protein MTTFYTVVNWLVILGYWLLIAGVTLRILMKRRAVPSAMAWLLIIYILPLVGIIAYLSFGELHLGKRRAERARAMWPSTAKWLTDLKSCKHIFAQENSPVAESLFKLCERRQGIAGVKGNQLQLLTESDDVMQALIRDIQLSRHNIEMVFYIWQPGGMADQVAESLMAAARRGVHCRLMLDSAGSVAFFRSPWAAMMRNAGIEVVEALKVNLMRVFLRRMDLRQHRKMVMIDNYIAYTGSMNMVDPRYFKQDSGVGQWVDLMARMEGPVATAMGIVYSCDWEIETGKRILPPPPDVNIMPFEEANGHTIHTIASGPGFPEDLIHQALLTAAYAAKEHLIMTTPYFVPSDDLLHAICTAAQRGVEVSIIMPRKNDSLLVGWASRAFFTELLAAGVKIYQFEGGLLHTKSVLVDGELSLVGTVNLDMRSLWLNFEITLAIDDVGFGGDLAAVQDDYISRSRLLDAKLWAKRPLWQRIAERLFYFFSPLL; encoded by the coding sequence ATGACAACCTTTTACACGGTCGTAAACTGGCTGGTCATTCTGGGGTACTGGCTGCTGATTGCCGGCGTTACATTACGTATTTTAATGAAACGCCGTGCGGTGCCGTCCGCCATGGCATGGTTGCTAATTATTTATATCCTGCCGCTAGTGGGGATCATTGCCTATCTTTCCTTCGGCGAATTGCATCTTGGCAAACGGCGCGCCGAGCGCGCGCGCGCCATGTGGCCCTCTACCGCCAAATGGCTAACGGACCTGAAAAGCTGCAAGCATATCTTTGCGCAAGAAAATAGCCCGGTTGCCGAATCGCTGTTCAAACTCTGTGAACGTCGCCAGGGGATCGCCGGCGTTAAGGGTAACCAACTGCAGTTGCTAACCGAATCCGATGACGTGATGCAGGCGCTGATTCGCGATATTCAGCTCTCACGACACAATATCGAGATGGTGTTCTATATCTGGCAGCCCGGCGGAATGGCCGATCAGGTCGCCGAGTCGCTGATGGCCGCCGCGCGTCGCGGCGTGCATTGTCGGCTAATGCTCGATTCAGCCGGCAGCGTCGCCTTCTTCCGCAGCCCGTGGGCGGCAATGATGCGTAACGCCGGTATCGAGGTGGTTGAAGCGCTTAAAGTTAATCTGATGCGCGTGTTCTTACGCCGCATGGATCTACGTCAGCATCGTAAAATGGTGATGATCGACAACTATATTGCCTACACCGGCAGTATGAATATGGTCGATCCGCGCTACTTCAAACAAGATTCCGGCGTCGGCCAGTGGGTCGATCTGATGGCGCGAATGGAAGGCCCGGTGGCTACGGCCATGGGGATTGTCTACTCCTGCGACTGGGAAATTGAAACCGGCAAGCGAATTTTACCCCCGCCGCCGGACGTCAATATCATGCCGTTTGAAGAGGCTAACGGGCATACCATTCATACCATTGCATCCGGTCCCGGCTTCCCGGAAGATTTGATTCATCAAGCGTTGTTAACCGCAGCCTATGCGGCGAAAGAACACCTGATTATGACCACCCCCTACTTCGTCCCCAGCGATGACCTGCTGCACGCCATCTGTACCGCAGCCCAGCGCGGCGTCGAGGTCAGTATTATTATGCCGCGCAAAAACGACTCCCTGCTGGTAGGCTGGGCCAGCCGCGCCTTCTTCACTGAACTGCTTGCTGCTGGGGTGAAAATTTATCAATTCGAAGGCGGCCTGCTACATACCAAAAGCGTGCTGGTAGATGGCGAACTGAGCCTGGTCGGTACCGTTAATCTTGATATGCGCAGCCTGTGGCTCAATTTCGAGATCACGCTGGCGATCGACGACGTGGGCTTTGGCGGCGACCTGGCGGCGGTGCAGGACGATTACATCTCCCGCTCGCGCCTGCTGGATGCAAAACTGTGGGCCAAACGACCGCTATGGCAGCGGATCGCAGAGCGACTGTTTTACTTCTTCAGCCCGTTGCTGTAA
- a CDS encoding YciY family protein, with amino-acid sequence MKRSRTEVGRWRMLRQVSRRKSRWLEAQSRRNMRILSIRKSLVKRQRHALLFTFSEF; translated from the coding sequence ATGAAGCGTAGTAGAACGGAAGTAGGGCGCTGGCGCATGCTTAGACAAGTGAGTCGCCGTAAATCGCGCTGGCTGGAAGCCCAATCGCGCCGCAACATGCGCATTCTCTCTATCAGGAAGAGCCTGGTCAAACGGCAGCGTCATGCTTTGCTGTTCACCTTCTCTGAATTTTGA
- a CDS encoding YciI family protein: MLYVIYAEDIADSLEKRQAVRPAHLARLQLLHDEGRLLTAGPMPAVDSNEPGAAGFSGSTVIAEFESLEAAQSWANDDPYIAAGVYQHVSVKPYKKVF, encoded by the coding sequence GTGCTTTACGTCATCTACGCAGAAGATATCGCCGATTCTCTGGAAAAACGCCAGGCGGTGCGCCCTGCCCATCTGGCGCGCCTACAACTATTACATGATGAAGGCCGTTTACTGACCGCAGGCCCGATGCCCGCGGTGGATAGCAATGAACCTGGCGCGGCAGGATTTAGCGGCTCAACGGTTATCGCAGAATTTGAATCGCTGGAAGCGGCGCAGTCCTGGGCCAACGATGACCCCTATATCGCCGCGGGCGTCTATCAGCACGTCTCGGTGAAACCTTACAAAAAAGTATTTTAA
- the tonB gene encoding TonB system transport protein TonB encodes MSAMTLDLPRRFPWPTLLSVAIHGAVVAGLLYTSVHQVIEKPSPSQPIEITMVAPADLEPPQAAQPVVEPVVEPEPEPEPEVVPEPPKEVPVVIHKPEPKPKPKPKPKPKPEKKVEPKREVKPAEPRPVSPFENNNTAPARTAPSTTAATAKPMTTAPSGPKALKRGDPSYPQRAQALRIEGDVRVKFDVTADGRVENIQILSAKPANMFERDVKTAMRKWRYEAGRPGTGLTMNIKFRLNGVKMD; translated from the coding sequence ATGAGCGCAATGACCCTTGATTTACCTCGCCGCTTTCCGTGGCCAACGCTGCTGTCCGTGGCTATCCACGGTGCCGTTGTGGCGGGGTTGCTTTATACCTCGGTACATCAGGTTATTGAAAAGCCTTCGCCTTCACAGCCAATCGAAATCACGATGGTGGCGCCGGCGGATTTAGAGCCTCCGCAGGCGGCGCAGCCGGTCGTTGAACCCGTTGTTGAACCGGAGCCGGAACCGGAGCCTGAAGTGGTGCCTGAGCCGCCAAAAGAGGTGCCAGTGGTTATCCACAAACCGGAGCCGAAGCCCAAACCCAAGCCGAAACCAAAGCCTAAGCCGGAGAAAAAAGTCGAGCCGAAACGCGAGGTGAAGCCCGCTGAGCCGCGCCCGGTCTCGCCGTTTGAGAATAACAATACGGCGCCTGCGCGTACTGCCCCGAGTACCACGGCGGCAACGGCAAAACCGATGACCACCGCGCCGAGCGGTCCTAAAGCGTTGAAACGCGGCGACCCGTCTTACCCGCAACGTGCGCAGGCGCTGCGTATTGAAGGTGACGTGCGCGTGAAATTTGATGTCACCGCCGATGGTCGGGTGGAGAATATCCAGATACTCTCTGCGAAGCCGGCCAATATGTTTGAGCGTGATGTCAAAACCGCGATGCGCAAATGGCGCTACGAGGCAGGCAGGCCGGGAACGGGTTTGACGATGAACATCAAATTCCGCTTAAACGGCGTAAAAATGGATTAA
- a CDS encoding fructosamine kinase family protein translates to MWQAISNLLSEQHTDGAEIELRNELPGGEIHAAWHLRFGGKDYFVKCDERELLPIFTAEADQLELLSRCKTVSVPQVFAVGSDRDYSFLVMEYLPPRPLDAHNAFLLGQQIAHLHQWSDQPQFGLDFDNDLSTTPQPNAWQRRWSTFFAEQRIGWQLELAAEKGLHFGDIDNIVESVQQRLSSHQPQPSLLHGDLWSGNCALGPNGPYIFDPACYWGDRECDLAMLPLHPEQPPQIYDGYQSVSPLPAGFLERQPIYQLYTLLNRAILFGGQHLVTAQKALDEALQ, encoded by the coding sequence ATGTGGCAAGCTATTAGCAATTTGTTAAGCGAGCAGCACACTGACGGCGCTGAAATCGAACTGCGCAACGAGCTACCCGGCGGAGAGATCCATGCCGCCTGGCATTTACGTTTTGGCGGAAAAGATTATTTCGTCAAATGCGATGAACGCGAACTGCTCCCCATTTTTACCGCGGAGGCGGACCAGCTGGAGCTGCTCTCGCGCTGTAAAACCGTCAGCGTTCCACAGGTTTTTGCCGTCGGCAGCGACCGGGATTACAGTTTTCTGGTGATGGAATATTTGCCGCCGCGACCGCTGGACGCGCATAACGCGTTTCTGCTTGGTCAGCAAATCGCCCATTTACATCAGTGGAGCGACCAGCCGCAGTTTGGCCTTGATTTTGACAACGATCTGTCGACGACCCCGCAGCCGAATGCCTGGCAGCGCCGCTGGTCAACGTTTTTCGCTGAACAACGCATTGGCTGGCAGCTGGAGCTAGCGGCGGAAAAAGGACTGCACTTCGGCGATATCGACAACATTGTCGAAAGTGTACAGCAGCGGCTCAGCAGCCATCAGCCGCAGCCTTCTTTATTACATGGCGACTTGTGGTCCGGGAACTGCGCGCTAGGGCCCAATGGGCCGTATATTTTCGATCCGGCATGTTATTGGGGCGATCGCGAATGCGATCTGGCAATGCTGCCTCTGCATCCGGAACAACCGCCGCAGATTTACGATGGCTATCAGTCGGTCTCGCCGCTGCCCGCTGGTTTCCTTGAACGGCAACCGATTTACCAGCTATACACTTTACTTAATCGGGCAATTCTGTTCGGCGGCCAGCACCTGGTCACCGCGCAAAAAGCGCTCGATGAAGCCCTGCAATAG
- the ghoS gene encoding type V toxin-antitoxin system endoribonuclease antitoxin GhoS, giving the protein MSNDITAHVITVKFQEQALTEINELSNHFIRAGFVLTLNDDDGKTHDLGTNTFGLLSAQSPEDVRALSAGLAEAALGRPAEIAITTFSEWLKAQ; this is encoded by the coding sequence ATGAGCAACGATATTACCGCGCACGTGATCACCGTTAAGTTCCAGGAACAAGCGCTGACTGAGATTAACGAGCTCAGCAATCATTTCATTCGCGCAGGTTTCGTCCTGACGCTCAACGACGATGATGGCAAAACCCATGATTTAGGTACTAACACATTTGGCCTGCTGAGCGCACAAAGCCCCGAAGACGTTCGGGCATTAAGCGCAGGTCTCGCGGAAGCCGCTTTAGGCAGGCCGGCAGAGATCGCCATCACCACATTTAGCGAATGGTTAAAAGCTCAATAA
- the pfkB gene encoding 6-phosphofructokinase II — MTKIYTLTLAPSLDSATLTPQIYPEGKLRCSAPVFEPGGGGINVARAITFLGGKATAIFPIGGATGEHLTALMADEQVPVETVETRDWTRQNLHVHVDASGEQYRFVMPGAALTEEEFRRLEEKVLAIEPGSLLVISGSLPPGISVEHLTQLVKNAQQHGLRCIIDSSGDALAAALDVGNIELVKPNQKELSALVQRDLSQPDDVRNAALELIRSGKVRRVVVSLGPQGALGVDATGSVQVVPPPMKSQSTVGAGDSMVGAMTLRLAEHASLEDMVRFGVAAGSAATINHGTRLCSLTNTQKIYDYLCGR, encoded by the coding sequence ATGACCAAAATTTATACGCTCACGCTGGCCCCATCACTCGATAGCGCAACGCTGACACCGCAAATATACCCTGAAGGCAAGTTACGCTGTAGCGCACCGGTATTCGAACCCGGAGGCGGCGGAATCAACGTCGCCCGGGCCATTACCTTTCTGGGCGGTAAAGCGACTGCGATTTTCCCGATTGGGGGCGCCACCGGCGAGCATCTTACCGCCCTGATGGCTGATGAGCAGGTCCCGGTCGAAACAGTAGAAACCCGCGACTGGACGCGGCAGAACTTACATGTGCATGTCGATGCCAGCGGCGAACAATATCGCTTTGTCATGCCCGGCGCGGCGCTAACCGAAGAGGAGTTCCGTCGCCTGGAAGAGAAAGTACTCGCGATTGAGCCCGGTTCTCTGCTGGTTATCAGCGGCAGTCTGCCGCCCGGAATCAGCGTCGAGCATCTGACTCAACTGGTAAAAAACGCGCAGCAGCACGGGCTACGTTGCATCATCGACAGCTCCGGCGATGCGCTGGCCGCCGCGCTGGATGTCGGCAACATCGAGCTGGTCAAACCGAACCAGAAAGAGCTTAGCGCGCTGGTACAGCGCGACCTCAGCCAGCCTGACGACGTGCGTAATGCCGCGCTGGAACTGATCCGCTCCGGAAAAGTACGCCGGGTTGTGGTTTCGCTGGGTCCGCAGGGGGCGCTGGGAGTTGATGCCACCGGCAGCGTACAGGTGGTGCCGCCACCGATGAAAAGCCAGAGCACCGTTGGCGCGGGTGACAGTATGGTCGGCGCAATGACGCTACGTCTGGCGGAACATGCCTCGCTTGAGGATATGGTCCGCTTTGGCGTTGCCGCTGGTAGCGCCGCCACGATTAACCACGGCACCCGCCTGTGTTCATTAACCAACACGCAGAAAATCTACGATTACCTGTGTGGCCGCTAG
- a CDS encoding DUF481 domain-containing protein — protein sequence MKLLKTVPAAALLAGGLFASVNALADDSVFTVMDDPSTAKKPFEGAVNAGYLAQSGNTKSSSMTADSTLTWYGDTTAWSLWGNASNTSSNDQRSSEKYAVGGRSRYNLTDMNYVFGQASWLTDRYNGYQQRDVLTAGYGRQILNGPVHSLRFEFGPGVRYDEYTDGDNETQPLGYASGTWAWQMTDNAKFTQGVSVFGAEDTTLNSESALNVAINAHFALRVAYNLTWNSQPPASAPEHTDRRTTLSLGYKM from the coding sequence ATGAAGCTTTTGAAGACAGTACCCGCAGCGGCATTGCTGGCGGGGGGGCTTTTTGCGTCTGTAAACGCACTGGCCGATGATTCCGTTTTTACCGTCATGGATGACCCTTCCACTGCCAAAAAACCTTTCGAAGGTGCTGTGAATGCGGGTTATCTCGCTCAGTCCGGCAACACGAAAAGCTCCTCAATGACCGCTGACTCCACGTTGACCTGGTACGGCGATACCACGGCCTGGTCACTGTGGGGCAATGCGAGCAACACGTCCTCTAACGATCAACGCTCTTCGGAGAAATATGCCGTGGGCGGCCGTAGTCGTTATAACCTGACCGATATGAACTATGTATTTGGCCAGGCCAGTTGGCTGACCGATCGCTACAACGGCTATCAACAGCGCGACGTGCTGACCGCCGGTTATGGTCGCCAGATCCTCAACGGCCCGGTTCACAGCCTGCGTTTTGAATTTGGTCCGGGCGTGCGTTATGACGAATATACCGATGGCGATAACGAAACTCAGCCGCTGGGTTACGCGTCCGGAACCTGGGCGTGGCAGATGACCGACAACGCTAAATTTACGCAAGGTGTTTCGGTATTCGGCGCTGAAGACACGACGCTGAATTCGGAAAGTGCATTAAACGTGGCCATCAACGCCCACTTTGCGCTACGCGTCGCCTATAACCTGACGTGGAACTCGCAGCCGCCGGCCTCGGCGCCTGAGCATACCGACCGCCGCACCACCTTGTCGCTCGGTTATAAAATGTAA
- the thrS gene encoding threonine--tRNA ligase has translation MPVITLPDGSQRHFDHAVSPMDVALDIGPGLAKATIAGRVNGELVDACDPIETDSTLSIITAKDEDGLEIIRHSCAHLLGHAIKQLWPNTKMAIGPVVDNGFYYDVDLDHTLTQEDIDALEKRMHELAEKNYDVIKKKVSWHEARETFVKRGEPYKVSILDENIGHDDKPGLYHHEEYIDMCRGPHVPNMRFCHHFKLMKTAGAYWRGDSNNKMLQRIYGTAWADKKALNAYLQRLEEAAKRDHRKIGKQLDLYHMQEEAPGMVFWHNDGWTIFRELETFVRSKLKEYQYQEVKGPFMMDRVLWEKTGHWDNYKDAMFTTSSENREYCIKPMNCPGHVQIFNQGLKSYRDLPLRMAEFGSCHRNEPSGALHGLMRVRGFTQDDAHIFCTEDQVRDEVNACIRMVYDMYSTFGFEKIVVKLSTRPEKRIGSDETWDRAEADLAVALEENNIPFEYQLGEGAFYGPKIEFTLYDCLDRAWQCGTVQLDFSLPQRLSASYVGENNERQVPVMIHRAILGSLERFIGILTEEFAGFFPTWLAPVQVVVMNITDSQSEYVNELTRKLQNAGIRVKADLRNEKIGFKIREHTLRRVPYMLVCGDKEVEAGKVAVRTRRGKDLGSMDVNEVIEKLQQEIRSRSLQQLEE, from the coding sequence ATGCCTGTAATTACGCTTCCTGATGGCAGCCAACGCCATTTCGACCACGCAGTTAGCCCGATGGATGTCGCTCTGGATATCGGTCCAGGCCTGGCGAAAGCCACCATCGCCGGACGTGTAAACGGTGAGCTGGTTGACGCCTGCGACCCGATCGAAACTGACTCCACGCTTTCTATTATCACCGCAAAAGATGAAGACGGTCTGGAGATCATTCGTCACTCCTGCGCTCACCTGTTAGGTCATGCGATCAAACAGCTGTGGCCGAACACTAAAATGGCCATTGGCCCGGTTGTCGACAACGGTTTTTACTATGATGTCGATCTGGACCACACCCTGACTCAGGAAGACATCGACGCGCTCGAAAAACGTATGCATGAGCTCGCCGAGAAAAACTACGATGTCATCAAGAAGAAAGTCAGCTGGCACGAAGCGCGTGAAACCTTCGTGAAGCGCGGCGAACCCTATAAAGTTTCTATTCTTGACGAAAACATCGGCCATGATGACAAGCCAGGTTTGTATCATCACGAAGAATATATCGATATGTGCCGCGGTCCGCACGTACCGAATATGCGTTTCTGCCATCACTTCAAACTGATGAAAACCGCTGGCGCGTACTGGCGTGGAGACAGCAACAATAAAATGTTGCAGCGTATCTACGGTACCGCCTGGGCAGATAAAAAAGCGCTGAACGCCTACCTGCAGCGTCTGGAAGAAGCCGCTAAGCGTGACCACCGTAAAATTGGTAAACAGCTTGACCTGTATCATATGCAGGAAGAAGCGCCGGGTATGGTGTTCTGGCACAATGATGGCTGGACTATCTTCCGTGAACTGGAAACTTTCGTTCGTTCGAAACTGAAAGAGTATCAGTATCAGGAAGTCAAAGGCCCGTTCATGATGGACCGTGTGCTGTGGGAAAAAACCGGCCACTGGGACAACTACAAAGATGCGATGTTCACCACCTCTTCCGAGAACCGTGAATACTGCATTAAGCCGATGAACTGCCCGGGTCACGTGCAGATCTTCAACCAGGGGTTGAAATCTTACCGCGATCTGCCGCTGCGTATGGCTGAATTCGGTAGCTGCCACCGTAACGAACCGTCGGGCGCGCTGCATGGCCTGATGCGCGTTCGTGGCTTTACTCAGGATGACGCGCATATCTTCTGTACTGAAGATCAGGTTCGCGATGAAGTGAACGCCTGTATTCGTATGGTTTATGATATGTACAGCACCTTTGGCTTCGAGAAAATCGTCGTCAAGCTGTCTACTCGCCCGGAAAAACGTATCGGTAGCGATGAGACCTGGGATCGCGCGGAAGCGGATCTGGCGGTGGCGCTGGAAGAAAACAACATCCCATTTGAATATCAATTGGGCGAAGGGGCGTTCTACGGCCCGAAAATTGAATTTACCCTGTATGACTGCCTCGATCGTGCATGGCAGTGCGGTACTGTACAGCTGGACTTCTCCCTGCCGCAGCGTTTAAGCGCCTCTTATGTTGGCGAAAACAACGAGCGTCAGGTACCAGTAATGATTCACCGTGCGATTCTCGGTTCGCTGGAGCGCTTCATCGGCATCCTGACCGAAGAGTTCGCTGGCTTCTTCCCAACCTGGCTTGCGCCAGTGCAGGTAGTGGTCATGAATATTACTGATTCTCAGTCTGAATACGTTAACGAATTGACGCGTAAACTACAAAATGCGGGCATTCGCGTAAAAGCGGACTTGAGAAATGAGAAGATTGGCTTTAAAATCCGCGAGCACACTTTACGTCGTGTCCCGTATATGTTGGTCTGTGGCGACAAAGAAGTCGAAGCCGGCAAAGTGGCCGTGCGTACCCGTCGCGGTAAAGACCTCGGCAGCATGGACGTAAATGAAGTGATCGAGAAGCTGCAACAAGAGATTCGCAGCCGCAGTCTTCAACAACTGGAGGAATAA
- the infC gene encoding translation initiation factor IF-3: MKGGKRVQTARPNRINGEIRAQEVRLTGLEGEQLGIVSLREAIEKAEEAGVDLVEISPNAEPPVCRIMDYGKFLYEKSKSSKEQKKKQKVIQVKEIKFRPGTDEGDYQVKLRSLIRFLEDGDKAKITLRFRGREMAHQQIGMEVLNRVKDDLVELAVVESFPTKIEGRQMIMVLAPKKKQ, translated from the coding sequence ATTAAAGGCGGAAAACGAGTTCAAACGGCACGTCCGAATCGTATTAATGGCGAGATTCGCGCCCAGGAAGTTCGCTTAACTGGTCTGGAAGGTGAGCAGCTGGGTATTGTGAGTCTGAGAGAAGCTATCGAAAAGGCTGAAGAGGCTGGAGTAGATTTAGTTGAAATCAGCCCTAACGCCGAACCGCCAGTTTGTCGTATCATGGACTACGGCAAGTTCCTTTATGAAAAGAGTAAGTCTTCTAAGGAACAGAAGAAGAAGCAGAAAGTTATCCAGGTTAAGGAAATTAAATTCCGCCCTGGTACTGATGAAGGTGACTATCAGGTAAAACTCCGCAGCCTGATTCGCTTTCTCGAAGATGGCGATAAGGCCAAGATCACGCTGCGTTTCCGCGGTCGTGAGATGGCCCACCAACAGATCGGTATGGAAGTGCTTAATCGCGTGAAAGACGATCTGGTTGAACTGGCAGTAGTCGAATCCTTCCCAACGAAGATCGAAGGCCGCCAGATGATCATGGTGCTCGCTCCGAAGAAGAAACAGTAA
- the rpmI gene encoding 50S ribosomal protein L35 produces the protein MPKIKTVRGAAKRFKKTGKGGFKHKHANLRHILTKKATKRKRHLRPKAMVSKGDLGLVIACLPYA, from the coding sequence ATGCCAAAAATTAAGACCGTACGCGGTGCTGCAAAGCGCTTCAAAAAAACCGGTAAAGGTGGTTTTAAGCACAAGCACGCTAACCTGCGTCACATTCTGACCAAAAAAGCTACCAAGCGTAAACGTCACCTGCGTCCGAAAGCCATGGTTTCCAAAGGCGATCTGGGCCTGGTAATCGCGTGCCTGCCGTACGCATAA